A genomic window from Spiroplasma endosymbiont of Labia minor includes:
- a CDS encoding ABC transporter permease, with the protein MHGIRLLIKNAFKSSIRNIYQIIGLSSLILLVSLIISLLISTANAVVISNGRLNETSNLRDDLIQISGNSRINYDSKNNPTPEQTEIFGKLNGETSQEIFQEALVNYLSKEMSFDWTRTEGRTFSDLKIDSQSLLIKTLIKFGNKTQELSADNLIDTNSVDKLNVFSGNYFSSDWKQAKHQVILQGSFAIRNNIKIGDIIRLQKDSYSEFYGDQLNVNSDSKINNSLAQSLNGRHWYEAFASTEYANASWFEVIGYGESADFAMPIIDATTPLPNIKKDLLAYLAPNVFGFDSQNSETKELLSYNPRNAILTLTSDSDREVYYSLKAQNKSSNFIEVLQNRYKEIAQIFTDTNFVFANGDSKYSFNNRVTMFHTVTLAYNVVSYVLLLIVVAISVATIILMTQKYVESVQKQIGCLKALGYKKREVVSNFIAIPLVTSGIGCILGYSISLGIGQLVLFGFQGYFNIHFGSISFNIWSFVSSILFTFLIMTIIAFSTAYFNIRHSPLVLLKGSYQNDSASSFALKIKKILPHKGFNAKLQAALISSSFGKLLGMTVTIFLATVLMSATIIAPKMMSDNIKQNFTGLDYKNAVEYTTPLWNNPLTFQRTYNPNYQVNNAANDGWGYLDADQKRKDSVAVIQKSELKGSSAYTVDAISALPYNSDPSSIEVFDVNKIVNAIMSGNLSSDFYSYDIPTNDAMGSSWSKLAYMGWKTLSIEFLRNLNSVLGGSLAIGTLAKQWPDYVDLLNNLSSETNEHSYFAILLAFYKNYSNGIPLFDYADTTTTVTADKIASDLGTYLPNKDWITDPYLQKISIETNENGIESNFTFHDRSDSEIDINKIDASTYIDTEDVKNITTQILRWFWGTTYKKIGTILLNTAYSRAPYFVQQKLKNAMLFNNQYSLSFNVSPYDQTIDDLGTMLNASYNLSNGSERSVKIYGIDENQKTVDFNGLSNNLFEKDLSNVIPIIINKTVQKQTSKKIGDSIDIDYYYNEIQKYDDTLNEWHSSQLTDDFTTINDLDTAIGFDNKNMVSTSYIPESAMDYYSINGNYTDALVSGVTNAKVGGSGISAAGSITSTNSLPIHDDVLNGKIKYTSINKNAVFKIVGVQDSYGNPQAWISNDNANILTKYNETQKYDYKHLFVKQWQNILANATTYNLEDADGNPLFSSIVNLEGDYPDYDTLIEKSSTGNVDAQKILNLFNKTYPIYNYKNSLSAETYDIDQVISTNQMYGDYSAMGLNGGYNEVDDGSGGTVKQVYQEGFGQGAISLLYPITQARQILEQITDIVNMVIIMFLIIALIVSLTIIMLTTNIIIKENAQFIATMKILGYTDVYIVTQIIGMYLVGIIISFIIGFVVSWFTVLGMGNLLAMNSSWVLPVNYYWWYPFAVFGILLVIYTFTTSIGWVSIKKIKPIVALQFEK; encoded by the coding sequence ATGCATGGAATTAGACTTTTAATTAAAAATGCTTTTAAATCATCTATAAGGAATATTTATCAAATAATAGGTTTATCTTCATTGATTTTACTTGTTTCTTTGATAATTTCATTGTTGATTTCAACAGCAAATGCTGTTGTAATTTCAAATGGCAGATTAAATGAAACATCTAATCTAAGAGATGATTTAATTCAAATTTCAGGAAATAGCAGAATTAATTATGATTCAAAAAATAATCCAACACCTGAACAAACAGAAATTTTTGGTAAACTTAATGGAGAAACAAGCCAAGAAATTTTTCAAGAAGCATTGGTTAACTATTTATCAAAAGAAATGAGTTTTGATTGAACTAGAACTGAAGGTAGAACTTTTAGTGATTTAAAAATAGATTCACAAAGTTTATTAATTAAAACTTTAATAAAATTTGGTAATAAAACCCAAGAATTATCTGCAGATAATTTGATAGACACAAATAGTGTAGATAAATTAAATGTTTTTTCGGGAAATTATTTTTCAAGTGATTGAAAACAAGCAAAACATCAAGTTATTTTACAGGGTTCATTTGCCATTAGAAATAATATTAAAATAGGAGATATTATCAGACTTCAAAAAGATTCATATTCAGAATTTTATGGCGACCAATTAAATGTAAACTCAGATTCAAAAATTAACAATTCTTTAGCGCAAAGTTTAAATGGTAGACATTGATATGAAGCATTTGCATCTACAGAATATGCAAATGCTTCATGATTTGAAGTAATAGGTTATGGAGAATCAGCAGATTTTGCTATGCCAATAATAGATGCAACAACACCATTACCAAATATCAAAAAGGATTTGCTTGCATATCTAGCACCTAATGTTTTTGGGTTTGATTCCCAAAATTCAGAAACAAAAGAATTATTATCATATAATCCACGTAATGCTATTTTAACTTTAACTTCTGATAGCGATCGTGAAGTTTATTATTCATTAAAAGCACAAAATAAATCTTCAAATTTTATTGAAGTGTTGCAAAATAGATATAAAGAAATTGCACAAATTTTTACAGATACAAATTTTGTGTTTGCAAATGGTGATTCAAAATATTCATTTAATAATCGAGTTACTATGTTTCATACGGTGACTTTAGCATACAATGTAGTATCTTATGTGCTGTTGTTAATAGTTGTTGCAATATCTGTAGCTACAATTATTTTAATGACTCAAAAATATGTAGAATCTGTGCAAAAACAAATAGGTTGTTTGAAAGCATTGGGATACAAAAAAAGAGAAGTTGTTTCTAACTTTATTGCAATTCCACTGGTGACATCTGGAATAGGTTGTATTTTGGGTTATTCCATTTCATTGGGAATTGGACAACTTGTCCTGTTTGGTTTTCAAGGATATTTTAATATTCATTTTGGTTCAATTAGTTTTAATATTTGATCTTTTGTGAGTTCAATATTATTTACATTTCTGATTATGACAATAATTGCATTTTCTACGGCTTACTTTAATATAAGACACAGTCCACTTGTGTTATTAAAAGGTAGTTATCAAAATGATTCTGCATCAAGTTTTGCTCTTAAAATCAAAAAAATATTGCCACATAAAGGATTTAATGCTAAATTACAAGCAGCTTTAATTTCATCATCATTTGGTAAATTATTGGGAATGACAGTAACGATTTTTCTAGCAACAGTATTAATGTCAGCAACAATTATTGCACCGAAAATGATGTCAGATAATATTAAACAAAATTTTACTGGTTTGGATTATAAAAATGCAGTAGAATATACAACGCCGTTATGAAATAATCCGTTAACTTTCCAAAGAACATATAATCCAAATTACCAAGTCAATAATGCAGCCAATGATGGTTGAGGTTATTTGGATGCTGATCAAAAAAGAAAAGATTCTGTAGCTGTTATACAAAAATCTGAACTTAAAGGATCAAGCGCATATACAGTTGATGCAATTTCAGCTTTACCTTACAATTCAGATCCTTCAAGCATTGAAGTATTTGATGTAAATAAAATTGTAAATGCAATTATGTCTGGTAATTTAAGTAGCGATTTTTATTCATACGATATACCAACAAATGATGCTATGGGTTCGAGTTGATCTAAACTAGCATATATGGGATGAAAAACTTTATCTATTGAATTTTTAAGAAATTTAAATTCTGTTTTGGGAGGATCATTAGCAATTGGAACACTTGCAAAACAATGACCAGATTATGTGGATTTATTAAATAATCTTTCATCAGAAACAAATGAACATAGTTACTTTGCAATTTTATTAGCTTTTTATAAAAATTACTCAAATGGAATTCCGTTATTTGATTATGCAGATACTACAACCACAGTTACTGCAGATAAAATTGCATCAGACTTAGGAACATACTTGCCAAATAAAGATTGAATAACTGATCCATATTTGCAAAAAATATCTATTGAAACAAATGAAAATGGTATAGAATCTAATTTTACTTTCCATGATAGATCTGATAGCGAAATAGATATTAATAAAATAGATGCATCAACATATATTGATACTGAGGATGTAAAAAATATTACAACACAAATATTAAGGTGATTTTGAGGTACGACTTATAAAAAAATCGGAACAATATTATTAAACACAGCTTATTCTCGTGCTCCATATTTTGTGCAACAAAAATTAAAAAATGCAATGCTATTTAATAATCAATATTCATTGTCATTTAATGTTTCTCCATATGATCAAACAATAGATGATTTAGGAACAATGTTAAATGCTTCATATAATTTATCAAATGGATCAGAAAGATCAGTTAAAATATATGGAATAGATGAAAATCAAAAAACAGTTGATTTTAATGGTTTATCAAATAATTTGTTTGAAAAAGATTTAAGTAATGTAATTCCAATAATTATTAATAAAACTGTTCAAAAACAAACTTCTAAAAAAATTGGAGATTCAATTGACATTGACTATTATTATAATGAAATTCAAAAATATGATGATACTTTAAATGAATGACATTCTTCACAATTGACAGATGATTTTACAACTATAAATGATTTAGATACAGCAATTGGATTTGATAATAAAAATATGGTTTCTACATCATATATACCAGAATCTGCAATGGATTATTATTCAATTAATGGTAATTATACAGATGCATTGGTTTCTGGTGTAACTAATGCAAAAGTAGGTGGAAGTGGCATTTCTGCAGCTGGTTCTATTACATCTACAAATAGCTTACCAATTCATGATGATGTGTTGAATGGTAAAATAAAATATACATCAATTAATAAAAATGCAGTGTTCAAAATTGTTGGTGTTCAAGATTCATACGGTAATCCACAAGCATGAATATCTAATGACAATGCAAATATTTTAACAAAATATAATGAGACACAAAAATATGATTATAAACATCTTTTTGTAAAACAATGACAAAACATTTTAGCAAATGCAACAACTTACAATTTAGAAGATGCTGATGGTAATCCATTATTTTCATCAATAGTAAACCTAGAAGGTGATTATCCAGATTATGATACTTTGATTGAAAAAAGTTCAACTGGAAATGTAGATGCACAAAAAATATTAAATTTATTTAATAAAACATATCCTATTTATAATTATAAAAATTCATTGTCTGCTGAAACATACGACATTGATCAAGTAATAAGCACCAATCAAATGTATGGTGATTATTCTGCAATGGGATTAAATGGTGGTTATAATGAAGTTGATGATGGCAGTGGCGGAACTGTAAAACAAGTATATCAAGAAGGATTTGGTCAAGGTGCTATTTCCTTATTGTATCCAATAACACAAGCAAGACAAATTTTAGAACAAATTACAGATATTGTTAATATGGTTATTATTATGTTTTTAATTATCGCGTTAATTGTTTCACTTACAATAATTATGCTTACAACAAACATAATTATTAAAGAAAATGCACAATTTATAGCAACAATGAAAATATTAGGTTATACAGACGTATATATTGTGACACAAATTATTGGTATGTATCTTGTCGGAATAATAATATCGTTTATAATTGGATTTGTTGTTTCTTGATTTACAGTTTTAGGAATGGGCAATTTACTCGCAATGAATTCAAGTTGAGTTTTACCTGTTAATTATTACTGATGATATCCATTCGCTGTATTTGGTATTCTATTAGTGATTTATACATTTACAACCTCAATTGGATGGGTAAGTATTAAAAAAATAAAACCAATTGTAGCATTACAATTTGAAAAATAA
- a CDS encoding formate/nitrite transporter family protein gives MSNKDHVEINEQRDKFKKNHRDIISWNSKQKIKILDKRIEDLKQYDYSSLNEKSHSFGEEAFTNVFIVASEKALSRPMKALIGGFLGGFFVAIGYIACIYALRGITNSGIKSIIFGAVFPIAILLITFIGGGLFTSNAIGFLPVSLGNVPAGSYMRSLFLVLIGNFLGTFVGASIIFIAELLPSYETYFSSVGSYTDTYGGVVINLFAHKAAEFGMMVDGNMVNATPMVFFKIFMSNLASGIFCNILVAATLWFTFATKNAAAVILLLCIDIFAFAISGFAHVVANGFIFFMGMLMSGMTVNTGTGTLEITSLAVFYFLIANLLPAMIGNLFGGGVMLPFMAYGMYGRRVRLTSKKMKLEFYVSIREEIIKHEEYYKELTDSSKEKDPVKLAKMQIEKAKTDFKESKDLSKSWKTSAVQHLRASRAEYKLVIKQSRQDKKYIKIEKKSKSNKK, from the coding sequence ATGTCAAATAAAGATCATGTTGAAATAAATGAACAGAGAGATAAGTTCAAAAAAAATCATAGGGATATTATTTCTTGAAATTCAAAGCAAAAAATCAAAATTTTAGATAAACGTATAGAAGATTTAAAACAATATGACTATTCATCGTTGAACGAAAAATCTCATTCATTTGGTGAAGAAGCTTTTACTAATGTTTTTATTGTAGCTTCTGAAAAAGCATTATCTAGACCGATGAAAGCACTAATAGGTGGTTTTTTGGGTGGGTTCTTTGTTGCGATTGGTTATATTGCTTGTATATATGCGCTAAGAGGAATAACAAATTCCGGAATAAAATCCATAATTTTTGGGGCTGTTTTCCCAATAGCAATTTTATTAATAACTTTTATTGGTGGAGGTTTATTTACTTCAAATGCGATAGGTTTTTTGCCTGTTTCATTAGGTAATGTTCCAGCTGGAAGTTATATGCGTTCATTATTTTTAGTTTTGATAGGTAATTTTTTAGGAACGTTTGTAGGAGCTTCAATTATTTTTATAGCTGAATTATTGCCATCTTATGAAACATATTTTTCAAGTGTTGGAAGTTACACAGATACATATGGTGGAGTTGTTATAAATTTATTTGCTCATAAAGCAGCTGAATTTGGAATGATGGTCGATGGCAATATGGTTAATGCGACGCCAATGGTATTTTTTAAAATTTTTATGTCTAATCTTGCATCCGGGATATTTTGTAATATTTTAGTTGCAGCAACATTATGATTTACATTTGCAACAAAAAATGCTGCTGCTGTTATTCTGCTATTGTGTATAGACATTTTTGCATTTGCTATTTCAGGATTTGCACATGTTGTCGCAAATGGATTTATATTTTTTATGGGTATGTTAATGAGTGGCATGACAGTTAATACGGGAACTGGTACGTTAGAAATAACATCTTTAGCAGTATTTTATTTCTTAATTGCTAATTTATTACCTGCTATGATTGGAAATTTATTTGGTGGCGGAGTTATGCTTCCATTTATGGCTTATGGAATGTATGGTAGACGTGTTCGTTTAACATCTAAAAAAATGAAATTAGAATTTTATGTTTCAATACGTGAAGAAATAATAAAACACGAGGAATATTACAAAGAACTTACAGATAGTAGCAAAGAAAAAGATCCAGTAAAATTGGCAAAAATGCAAATTGAAAAAGCAAAAACAGATTTCAAAGAATCAAAGGATCTTTCAAAATCATGAAAAACATCAGCCGTTCAACATTTACGTGCTTCTAGAGCTGAATATAAATTAGTAATTAAACAGTCTAGACAAGATAAAAAATACATAAAAATTGAAAAAAAATCTAAATCAAATAAAAAATAA
- the rplK gene encoding 50S ribosomal protein L11 gives MAKRITRIAKLEFMAMQAKPGAELASLGINMPQFTQQFNDATKDRAGTVVPVVITAYDDKSFDFVLKTTPAAFLLKKAAGIEKGAKKTGSETVATISEDKIREIAEYKMEDLNANTIEAAMRIIEGTAKNMGIKVTNGGKE, from the coding sequence GTGGCTAAAAGAATCACACGTATTGCAAAGTTAGAATTTATGGCTATGCAAGCTAAACCGGGAGCTGAATTGGCGTCGTTAGGAATTAACATGCCTCAGTTTACACAACAATTTAATGATGCCACCAAAGATCGTGCTGGAACTGTAGTTCCTGTTGTGATCACAGCATACGATGATAAATCGTTTGATTTTGTATTAAAAACTACACCAGCAGCTTTTTTATTGAAAAAAGCTGCCGGAATTGAAAAGGGTGCTAAAAAAACTGGGTCTGAAACAGTTGCAACCATTTCTGAAGATAAAATAAGAGAAATTGCAGAATATAAAATGGAAGATTTAAATGCAAATACTATAGAAGCTGCAATGCGTATAATTGAAGGAACTGCAAAAAATATGGGAATCAAAGTAACAAATGGAGGCAAAGAGTAA
- a CDS encoding lipoprotein, whose translation MKKLLSLFGVIGFIIPSGITLVSCSDNNTGESNDINLYAGDIMEVNIKIDEQDSVLYKILNFDRIKDFLPFRFTSESENVNISFNEKAETIQLSVVDDTVKLEPTKIFIAEMWIFAYMK comes from the coding sequence ATGAAAAAATTATTAAGTTTATTTGGGGTTATTGGTTTTATTATTCCATCAGGAATTACATTAGTTTCTTGTAGTGATAATAACACAGGTGAATCAAATGATATAAACTTGTATGCTGGAGATATTATGGAAGTTAATATAAAAATTGATGAACAAGATAGCGTTTTATATAAAATTCTTAATTTTGATAGAATTAAAGATTTTTTGCCATTCAGATTTACTAGTGAAAGTGAAAATGTCAATATAAGTTTTAATGAAAAAGCAGAAACAATTCAATTGTCAGTTGTTGATGACACTGTGAAGCTAGAACCTACAAAAATTTTTATTGCAGAAATGTGGATATTTGCTTACATGAAATAG
- a CDS encoding ATP-binding cassette domain-containing protein codes for MVQSNYLVRLKDISKIFSASNFVMLNLNLNIKEHEIIALIGPNGGGKTLLSNIIAGRVEKSSGTLTYNFNVDDPRMAIGVSSSDQTWPNGFYVKDVVKLYVSMYDVQDKLWLSKIETIFQVRQIVDLPCSKLSLIQRQLFSLFLSLIHKPQVLIVSEISSNWGYELRNMVADFIKNYSNSGSRCVIIVNPEMTIMRNIATRVIYLKSGKIMEDDLHEDISKNYENYEYYINALATKYEKKIKSKLDIKIEKIINDFSNNFNSFKKEVFSYENVKQLSKHAIKRLKQIMYCSLVLKEQLILFGYNPTDKSTLQTVVKFTKELIHNLNNLHLSVSRKNLILVNIDKNLNKYKKYVINNFYEGIVSKKQNKQSIISIKSYLREKRLLSKWKKILIKEQISLYHSISEAEKNEIA; via the coding sequence ATGGTTCAAAGTAATTATCTTGTGAGATTGAAGGATATAAGCAAAATTTTTAGTGCGTCAAATTTTGTTATGTTAAATCTAAATTTAAATATAAAAGAACATGAAATTATTGCACTTATAGGGCCAAATGGTGGTGGGAAAACATTATTATCTAATATAATTGCCGGAAGAGTTGAAAAATCATCCGGAACTTTGACATATAATTTTAATGTTGATGATCCAAGAATGGCAATTGGTGTTTCATCATCTGATCAAACATGACCTAATGGATTCTATGTAAAAGATGTTGTTAAATTATATGTATCTATGTATGACGTTCAAGATAAATTATGACTATCAAAAATAGAGACAATTTTTCAGGTTCGACAAATTGTAGATTTACCTTGTTCTAAATTATCGCTTATTCAAAGACAACTTTTTAGTTTATTTTTATCTTTAATTCATAAACCTCAAGTTTTGATTGTATCAGAGATATCTTCAAATTGAGGTTATGAGCTTAGAAATATGGTAGCTGACTTTATAAAAAATTATTCAAATTCAGGATCTCGATGTGTAATTATTGTAAATCCGGAAATGACTATAATGAGAAATATTGCTACTAGAGTTATTTATTTAAAGTCTGGAAAAATTATGGAAGATGATTTACATGAAGATATTTCTAAAAATTATGAAAATTATGAATATTATATAAATGCTTTGGCTACCAAATACGAAAAGAAAATAAAGTCAAAATTAGATATAAAAATTGAAAAAATTATTAATGATTTTTCTAATAATTTTAATTCCTTTAAAAAAGAAGTTTTTTCTTATGAAAATGTAAAACAATTATCAAAACATGCCATAAAAAGATTAAAACAAATAATGTATTGTTCATTAGTTTTAAAAGAACAATTGATTTTATTTGGTTATAATCCAACAGATAAAAGTACATTACAAACTGTTGTAAAATTTACAAAAGAATTAATTCATAATTTAAATAATTTACATTTAAGTGTTTCAAGAAAGAATCTAATTTTAGTTAATATAGATAAAAATCTAAATAAATATAAAAAATATGTAATTAATAATTTTTATGAGGGAATTGTTTCTAAAAAGCAAAATAAGCAATCAATAATTTCAATTAAATCTTATTTGAGAGAAAAAAGATTATTATCAAAGTGAAAAAAAATTTTAATAAAAGAACAAATATCATTGTATCATTCTATTTCTGAGGCTGAAAAAAATGAAATTGCGTAA
- the fba gene encoding class II fructose-1,6-bisphosphate aldolase produces the protein MPKIYHERLVNAKEMVKKAHAGKYAIGHFNINNLEWTKSILEAAQASNTPTIIATSEGAVKYMGGVKTIVGMVNGLLEELNITIPVSLHLDHGQSVEMAKKCIEAGYSSIMFDGSHLPYEENKQKTKEVVEFAKQYEVSVEAEIGSIGGEEDGVVGQGELGDPTEAQEFSTLGIDMLAAGIGNIHGKYPEWWTSLSFETLEKLQTASKMPMVLHGGSGIPQNQVEKAISLGISKINVNTELQLAFRDATRKYIEEKKDLDDKTKGFDPRKLLKPGADAIKATFLELTGWFGSQGKAK, from the coding sequence ATGCCAAAAATTTATCATGAACGTTTAGTTAATGCAAAAGAAATGGTTAAAAAGGCTCATGCAGGAAAATACGCAATCGGCCATTTTAATATTAATAATTTAGAATGAACTAAATCAATTTTGGAAGCTGCACAAGCTTCAAACACACCAACAATTATTGCTACTTCAGAAGGTGCAGTTAAATACATGGGTGGTGTAAAAACAATTGTGGGTATGGTTAATGGATTATTGGAAGAATTAAATATTACTATTCCAGTATCACTTCATTTGGACCACGGACAAAGTGTTGAAATGGCTAAAAAATGTATTGAAGCAGGTTATTCTTCAATCATGTTTGATGGATCACATTTACCTTATGAAGAAAACAAACAAAAAACAAAAGAAGTTGTAGAATTTGCAAAACAATATGAAGTTTCAGTTGAAGCTGAAATTGGTTCTATCGGCGGAGAAGAAGATGGAGTTGTAGGACAAGGTGAATTGGGTGACCCAACAGAAGCACAAGAATTTTCAACTTTAGGCATTGATATGTTAGCGGCTGGAATTGGTAATATCCATGGTAAATATCCAGAATGATGAACTAGTTTATCTTTTGAAACTTTGGAAAAACTACAAACAGCTTCTAAAATGCCAATGGTTTTACATGGTGGATCTGGAATACCACAAAATCAAGTTGAAAAAGCTATCTCATTGGGTATTTCAAAAATTAATGTTAACACTGAATTACAATTAGCATTTAGAGATGCAACACGTAAATATATTGAAGAGAAAAAAGATTTAGATGATAAAACAAAAGGTTTTGATCCTCGTAAATTATTAAAACCAGGAGCAGATGCAATTAAAGCAACATTTTTAGAATTAACAGGTTGATTTGGTTCTCAAGGTAAAGCTAAATAA
- a CDS encoding lipoprotein: MKKILNILSLLSLTTTISSPIISCDVSSMIWTLGTFEYKAADMLNKWGDGETPESIANEKGLKEDEIFNQFYTDEIAKWGYDISNGSTYLSKVLCNDPKYLDTFNSNNTVKSNEYLDFNFQTVYINLAFNFHELNLNLDLDEDKKIALDMATKLDELDITLVVLKDTAIDNSIDWYSKETLARLANRETNLGGVMYYRITLEANTSA; the protein is encoded by the coding sequence ATGAAAAAAATATTAAATATTTTATCTTTATTAAGTTTAACAACAACAATTAGTTCTCCAATAATTTCCTGTGATGTTTCTTCAATGATTTGAACTTTAGGTACTTTTGAATATAAAGCAGCAGATATGCTAAATAAATGAGGCGATGGTGAAACTCCAGAAAGTATTGCAAACGAAAAGGGTCTAAAAGAAGATGAAATATTTAATCAATTCTATACAGACGAAATAGCAAAATGAGGTTACGATATTTCTAACGGATCAACTTATTTAAGCAAAGTTTTGTGTAACGATCCAAAATATTTAGATACATTTAATAGTAATAATACAGTAAAATCAAATGAATATTTGGATTTCAATTTTCAAACAGTTTATATTAATTTAGCATTCAATTTTCATGAACTAAATTTAAATTTGGATTTAGATGAAGATAAAAAAATTGCTTTAGACATGGCTACAAAATTAGATGAATTAGATATAACTCTTGTTGTATTAAAAGATACAGCAATAGATAATTCTATTGATTGATATTCAAAAGAAACTCTAGCTCGCCTTGCAAATAGAGAAACTAACCTAGGTGGAGTTATGTATTATAGAATTACTTTAGAAGCTAATACTTCTGCATAA
- a CDS encoding FMN-dependent NADH-azoreductase, with protein MSKILVLHATLSEKEKSYSFAALEKFIEIYKKKNPNDEFTIIDLEEEKMAKTSLTRENLANYWNDIDSDKYINQLKSVDKLIIACAMNNFTITTAMKNYIDRTFVSNKVFTYKYQTKGASKGLLDHLTVQIIAAQGAPKGWYPWGDITAYLKGTWEFAGAKVKEPIMIGGTKVEPLKDMSTKEAINTFTKELTAKAEEF; from the coding sequence ATGAGTAAAATATTAGTATTACACGCTACCCTTTCTGAAAAAGAAAAATCATATTCTTTTGCAGCTTTAGAAAAATTTATTGAAATTTATAAAAAGAAAAATCCTAACGATGAATTTACAATCATCGATCTTGAGGAAGAAAAAATGGCAAAAACTTCATTAACTAGAGAAAATTTAGCAAATTACTGAAACGATATTGATTCAGATAAATATATTAATCAATTAAAATCAGTTGATAAATTAATAATTGCTTGTGCAATGAATAATTTCACCATAACTACTGCAATGAAAAATTATATTGACAGAACATTTGTTTCAAATAAAGTATTTACATATAAATATCAAACAAAAGGTGCTTCAAAAGGATTGCTTGATCATTTGACAGTACAAATTATTGCAGCGCAAGGTGCACCAAAAGGTTGATATCCTTGAGGAGATATTACAGCTTATTTAAAAGGAACTTGAGAATTTGCCGGAGCAAAAGTAAAAGAGCCAATTATGATAGGTGGAACTAAAGTAGAACCTTTAAAAGATATGTCGACAAAAGAGGCAATCAATACCTTTACTAAAGAATTAACTGCAAAGGCAGAGGAATTCTAA
- the rplA gene encoding 50S ribosomal protein L1 — MPKFGKKYKTAASKIDRKTAHPALNALNLAKESSVTKFDSTVEIAFNLNVDPRHADQQIRGALVLPAGTGKKQKVLVLTKIKAADAKTAGADFVGDTDIINKIQKENWFDFDVIVATPEMMAELGKIGKILGPKGLMPNPKTGTVTTDVVKALEEIKKGKIEYKTDKEGNVHAILGKASFAVEKLHENYLAILDAIKKAKPQAVKGAYIKNIAISTTMGPGIKVLIEN, encoded by the coding sequence ATGCCAAAATTTGGGAAGAAATATAAAACTGCTGCTTCTAAAATTGATCGCAAAACTGCTCATCCAGCATTAAATGCATTAAATCTTGCAAAAGAATCATCAGTAACTAAATTTGATTCTACAGTTGAAATTGCGTTTAATTTAAATGTTGATCCAAGACATGCAGATCAACAAATTCGCGGGGCGCTTGTTTTACCTGCCGGAACAGGCAAAAAACAAAAAGTTCTGGTTTTAACTAAAATTAAAGCCGCAGATGCTAAAACTGCTGGTGCAGACTTTGTTGGAGATACAGATATTATTAATAAAATTCAAAAAGAAAATTGATTTGATTTTGATGTCATCGTAGCTACACCAGAAATGATGGCTGAACTAGGTAAAATTGGTAAAATTTTGGGACCTAAAGGATTAATGCCAAACCCTAAAACAGGAACAGTGACAACAGATGTTGTAAAAGCATTAGAAGAAATCAAAAAAGGTAAAATTGAATACAAAACTGATAAAGAAGGAAATGTACATGCAATTTTAGGTAAAGCTTCATTTGCGGTTGAAAAATTACATGAAAATTATTTGGCTATTTTAGATGCAATTAAAAAAGCTAAACCTCAAGCTGTTAAAGGAGCGTATATTAAAAATATTGCTATTTCAACAACAATGGGGCCAGGAATTAAAGTATTAATAGAAAACTAA